In one Ornithorhynchus anatinus isolate Pmale09 chromosome 19, mOrnAna1.pri.v4, whole genome shotgun sequence genomic region, the following are encoded:
- the MARCKS gene encoding myristoylated alanine-rich C-kinase substrate: MGAQFSKTAAKGEATADKPGEAAVASSPSKANGQENGHVKVNGDASPAAAEPAPAAKEEPQPNGSAPAADQDQPQAAEPSDPGAPDPEPAAEPADKEDKAKEAKAKEAKAKEAAPAPAAAAAAAPEAAEPEPASPAADGEASPKAEDAATPSSSGETPKKKKKRFSFKKSFKLSGFSFKKNKKEAGEGGEAEGAPADGAADKDQPAPDDAQAQAPAWFLVARRSAKFVRRKVSRATESKFRFGLSVLMCRSWILYRVKRHFLVKISCSE; encoded by the exons ATGGGCGCCCAGTTCTCCAAGACCGCTGCCAAGGGCGAAGCCACCGCCGACAAACCCGGGGAAGCAGCCGTGGCCTCGTCGCCTTCCAAGGCGAACGGACAg GAGAACGGCCATGTGAAGGTGAACGGCGACgcctccccggccgccgccgAGCCCGCGCCCGCCGCCAAGGAGGAGCCGCAGCCCAACGGCAGCGCCCCGGCCGCCGACCAGGACCAGCCCCAGGCGGCCGAGCCCTCCGACCCCGGGGCCCCGGACCCGGAGCCGGCGGCCGAGCCCGCCGACAAGGAGGACAAGGCCAAGGAGGCCAAGGCCAAGGAGGCCAAGGCCAAggaggccgcccccgcccccgccgccgccgccgccgccgcccccgaggCGGCCGAGCCCGAGCCCGCCTCCCCGGCGGCCGACGGCGAGGCCTCGCCCAAGGCCGAGGACGCCGCCACGCCCTCGTCGAGCGGCGAGAccccgaaaaaaaaaaagaagcgctTTTCCTTCAAGAAGTCCTTCAAGCTCAGCGGCTTCTCCTTcaagaagaacaagaaggagGCGGGCGAGGGCGGCGAGGCCGAGGGGGCCCCCGCCGACGGCGCCGCCGACAAGGACCAGCCGGCCCCCGacgacgcccaggcccaggccccggc aTGGTTCTTGGTGGCTAGGAGGTCTGCGAAATTTGTCCGGAGGAAAGTATCGCGGGCCACCGAGTCGAAATTTCGTTTCGGGTTGTCGGTCTTGATGTGCCGGTCCTGGATTCTCTA TCGGGTGAAGCGTCACTTCCTGGTGAAGATTTCTTGTTCCGAGTGA